ATAGATTGGCACTGATTAATAGGTTGCTAATTGAAAATTTTTAGCCTTTCCCTCTTTGTGTGCTCCAAACTAAATCTATGGGTCTCATACCCGCACTAGTTAAGCTAATTGCATATATATATATCATATCATTTTTAAACATCATGTTGTTGATAGATTTAATTGTATTTGTAACTATTTTTGAACAAAATAACTAAATTGCAACAAAAAGCACAATATATACAATGCACAAAAACAAAATACATTTTGAAATCTCAGAAAGGAAAACTATACTGTATCTGTTTGATATTGTTTTTGTATTAACTGTTTTATATTTTGTTGGAAATCTATTCGACTTAGAGTATTTGAAATATTCGGTTGGAAATTTGTATTGGGCTTTGTTCCTAGTCATCTACCTTAATGTTTTTGGAACTATTTTTGAGATGTATAACTTACAGGTATCTAGTAATGAATATCAAATATTAAAAAGCACCTTGCTAACCGTTTCTACCACTGTTCTCGTTTATCTCCTTACTCCCTTTTTTTCACCTGTTTTACCTTCTAATCGATTGCAGATTTTAGTTTTTTATGCCGTTATTTTTATTACTTTAATTCTTTGGAGGTTGTTTTATGTTAAGTATTTGGCATCGAATCGATTTCTACAAAATGCTGTGCTCATATGTGATAAAGATGAAGTAGAGGAGTTAATTTTAGGATTAGAAAACATTGATCCCCATTACAAAATCGTGGCTTATGTTAGTGCTGATACCTTAGTCAATGACGACTTTGAGCAACATCATTATGTGCAACATATTAAAAGAGATGACTTGGCATTATTTGTTAAGTTAAATGGGATATCGGAAATTGTAATTGCATCTAAAAATACACAAGGAATTACATCTGAATTATACCTTCAATTGCTATCACTTCTGGAGTCCGGTAAAATTATTAGAGAATATACACAAGTATATGAGAGTAAAACATATCGGATTCCTGTGCAATATATGGCAAGAGATTTTTATCGTTTTTTTCCATTTAGTAGGAGTAATCATAATAAATTATACCTTTCCGTTGTAAGAGTATTTGAAATTGTTATTTCTTTAATTGGGTTAACCATTGGTGTTGTTCTTTTTCCATTTATACTCTTAGGGAATACTTTGGCCAATCAAGGGAAATTATTTTATAGTCAAGAACGAATAGGGAAAGATAGTCAGGTGTTTAAGATATTAAAATTCCGAACAATGGTAAAAAATGCAGAATCCAATGGAGCTGTTTTTGCTACTACAAATGATGTTCGAGTTACTCGTTTTGGAAAATTTTTAAGAAAAACTAGAATAGATGAGCTTCCTCAGTTTATCAATATCTTAAAAGGAGAGATGGCTGTAATTGGTCCACGGCCTGAACGTCCTCATTTTGTCAAGGAAATTGCAGCAATCATGCCTTTTTATGAAACTAGACATGTCATAAAGCCTGGTCTTACGGGTTGGGCTCAGGTGAATTATGCTTATGGTGAAACGATTGACGATAGTTTGATTAAGCTACAATATGATCTTTACTATATAAAACACCGTAGCTTTTATTTGGATTTAAATATTACGCTTAAAACAATAACTACTGTTTTATTTTATAGGGGACAATAATGTTGTTCGTTGACCGATGTTCGATGGACGATAGACGAAAAACGGTTAACGGTTGACGACAATCGACATATGTTTGTTTTGTATTACCAACTTTATTACAAGTACTCCCGTAGTTACTATCAAAGGCATAACAATCATCAGGTGCGCTTTGTTTATTAGTATAAGGAGGTAAATCGCTAAAGAAAATAGGTTGAAAAAAGCCAAGTTTAAAATCCCTTTTCGGTTATTTTTAAAATAAAAATAGGCAAGAACTAATAAGGCGGGGTTGAATAAGAGTACATTATAGTTGTATCCTAATTCATGATGAGAGGAGTAAAACCCTATAAAAATAAAGAATAATCCCAATATTCCCATCGTTAAAAAATAGAATTGATTTATTCCTTTTTTATTGATTAAAATAATAAATCCAAGAAGTAGTAAGTACGTATATATATTATTCCACCATGAGTTTTCCTGTACTTCATTTGATTCCAAAAGAATTTTGCTTTCATTAGCGAGAAGGTGATTTTGAAAACGAATTGTTTTTAAGCTTTTGAGTAGTTCAAAAGGTAAAAAGATACGTGTACCCAACTCATCCACTTTTTTTCCAAAAATGATGCTCGTTCCTAGTTTCTCATAAAAGTGATATTCAAAATAGGGGTAAAGAATTGTTCTGTATGTAATATCAGTATCTGTGTTTTTTACAACTGCAGTAGTGTCTAGTGTTTTATTAATCACGTCCACCACCATCGAGGTACAGTTTTTGTCGATAAATTTATAAGTATAATGACTTTCGCCAGATGCTAATGAAGTATTTAAATTATCAAACAATTTTTGCTTTAATGGTAAAGGGATATCTAATTCCTGCTCATAAACAGATCTTTTTTCATACCTGTATTCATTCATGAAATCATTGAAAGAATGGGTGACTGCAAAATACTGTAAGTCTCCTTTGACAAATTTGGGTACGAAATTAGGGGTGTTAAAATCAAAAGCGCCATAATTATATACCAGATCAATAAAATTGGGAGCATCTGTAATTCGGATAGCAGTATGTCCAAAAAGGGAGTAGGATTCATTACCCGTCCCACAGGTCAAAACACTGACTTTTGCATTTTCGGATAAAATAGCAGTTTGACTAAAAGTAGCGTTTATTGTGCTTAGAAAAGTGAAGGTTAAAATTATTTTTTTTAAAAGAGAGGTCTTCATTTTTGAAAATTGTAAAGAGTTGAAAATTAGTTTCTAAAAAGAGATAAATCCACTTTTAGTGAAAAAATATTGGAATATAAAGCGGCACTTTGATTTCCTAAATCGGTTAAGGCATAATCTACTTGAATTCCCTTATACTTAAATCCGAGTCCTATATTGGGTTGAAATCCTACTTTTTTAGTATTATCCAATTGTTGGATGTTTTGAAAATTACTTACGCCAGCACGCAAAAAAACCAAGTCTAAGTAGCCAAATTCGAAACCTAAGGCAGGATCAATACTAACAAAATCATTCGAAAATATATCGTTTGTCTTTGAAAAGCGCATATTTAAATTGGCTGCAGCCAAAAGACTATAGTCATACCGAATGATAAATTTTTTTGAAAGACCCAATTGTGCTTTTGGGGCCGTAATCTCTGTACTTTCAGGAAGGTCTTGATTTTGACCAGGAATGGCGTCTGCAATTTTTTGGTATTCTTTCTCGTCAATATTCCATACGTTATAGGTTGTTGTAATGTCACGAACCATTATTCCCAATTTCCAGTCGTTTTTTTCGTATTGCAATCCAATATCAAACCCAAATCCCCAAGAATCAGCAAATTTACCAATGATGCGTCGAATAACTTTTGCATTTACTCCATATTGAAATCCTTGAACAGGTAGTTTGCGAGCGTAAGAAAAAGTAAATCCATAATCGGCTGTCGAAAAAAGACTAATTCTATTGTAGTCAATATTACCTTGGCTGTCAATTAATTCAGTTGTATTTAAAATATCATCCACCCCAAAACGGATTAAGGAAATACCCCAAGCGCTTCGGTCGTCTATAGGACTTGCGTAAGCGATATAGTCATATTGGGCAATATTAGCAAAATAATTGGCATGCATTAATCCAATTTGTGAGTCTTCAAGCTGCATTAATCCTGCAGGATTCCAATATACAGCATTAACATCATGTGTTGATGCTACAGCTGTATTGGCCATACCTAAAGCAGCGGCATCTACGCCGATATTCATAAACTCATTGGAATATTTTCTAACAGTTTGTCCGTAATTTACGGAACAAACTAAAAGAAGAAGAATAAATTGATGTATTTTCAATCTTTTTGTTTTTAACAAAACGGTTGTTTGTTTAAATTTTATCAAAAATATAATTTTTTCCCGAGCTTATTTCTCCATAGCTTAAATAAATGGTAAAGGCTGTTAACAATCTCTTTTAAAAACTACTGCTGCATTCACTTATTATAGTAAATTTGTCCCCTTAGATTATAAAATACAATTACAATGAATATTAAGAAACACATTCCAAACAGTATTACTTTGCTAAACCTATTCTGTGGCTGTATTGCTATTGTCTTAGTGTCTGAAAAGGATTTTGAAATGGCTTTTTATATGGTTTGCCTTGGAATCTTTTTTGATTTTTTTGATGGTTTTTTTGCTCGATTATTTAAAGTGTCCGGTCCTTTGGGTTTGCAATTGGATTCATTAGCGGATATGGTAACTAGTGGCGTTGTGCCAGGGTATATTATGTATTTTTTACTGACTAATAGCCAACATGAAATTTCATCTAATCCATGGATGCCTTTCTTGGGGTTTATTATCACCTTGGGATCCTGTTATCGATTGGCGGTATTTAATTTAGATACCCGTCAGACGAATTCTTTTATTGGTCTACCAACTCCTGCAAATGCCTTATTTATTTTGAGTTTGCCTCTAGTATTAAAATATTCAGATTCTCTACTTGTACTTGAGTTTTTGACTAATCAATGGGTTTTATTGGCCATTACACTTTTTAGTGCTTCTATTTTGAATGCTGAGATTCCTTTATTTTCTTTAAAAATTAAAAAATTCAATCTTAAAGATAATGCACTTCAAATTGTCTTTTTGTTTCTTTCTTTTTTGTTGTTGATCTTCTTTCAATTTTCAGGAATTCCTTTGATTATCATAGGGTATGTTCTATTATCTGTAGTGAGTAACATCTTTAAATTAGATGAGAAAAAAAATCGTTAGACAAAGAAAAACAACTGTAATTCGTAAGTCCAAGAAGCGTTCCTCCGTTTTTTCTGGACGCCTTTTACGATTTTCTATAGGGCTATTTGTTATTCTTTTTGTTTTTACAATTGCCTATCATTATCGAGATGGTTTGGCCTATTATTTTAGCTTTAAATCGAATCATACGTCACAATTGGAAGCAGAGGAGAAGCGAATTTCTGATGTTCGAAATTTTCAAGTTTTAGAGAAAAGTGAGGGTAAGGTTGTAGGGTTGGATGTTTCTGAATATCAGGGTAATATCAATTGGAAAAAGATGGATTCTTTAGAAAATAAATATCCAATTCATTTTGTTTTTATTAGAGCAACTGTCGGTAGCGATAGACTGGATAAAGGTTTTGAAGAGAATTGGCTTGGCGCCAAAAAAAATAAGTTCATCCGTGGTGCTTACCATTATTATCGTCCAAACGAAAATTCACTTGAACAAGCCGATCTTTTTATAAAAACGGTTTCTTTAAAAAAAGGAGACTTACCTCCAGTTTTGGATATTGAAAAATTGCCTAAAAATCAATCACTGAGCCGACTTAAAATAGGTTTGAAACGTTGGTTGAAAAGAGTTGAGCAACATTATAAAGTGAAACCAATTATTTATACTGGAGAGAAATATTATGAAGATTTTTTAAAAGAAGAGTTTGGTGATTATCTATTTTGGATAGCCAATTATAATTTTTACAGAGAGGAAATTGATTCCGATTGGTTATTTTGGCAATTTACAGAGAAAGCTTCAATAGCTGGCATAAAAGGAAATATTGATGTCAATATATATAATGGTGATTTACAGCAGCTGCGGTTTATTACTGTTGAGTAATTTTGAATTAAAGTTGTTATTTTGATGAAAATAAAGCCAGACTGATTATAATAATAATTGTAATTACAAAAAGAGCTACAGAAATGCTATTAGCAAAATTAACTGTCCATCCTGCCCAAGCCATTCTTTTTGGTGGTAAAATTCTTTTGTCTTCCTTATTATAATAAAACACACCTAACTTCCAGTTTTTAGGATCTTTGTGCCATTTATTAAGCGTTTCTTTAGTTGGTTTATCTTCTGGATTCATATTATTTAAGAATTAAAACTCAATTTTCTTTTTACGTAATTCAAAATTCTGCCCTAGATATACTCTACGTACCATTTCGTCTTCCACTAATTCTTCTGGAATACCCGCTTTTAAGATGCCACCTTCAAACATCAAATAGGTTTTATCAGTAATAGCTAATGTTTCTTGAACATTGTGATCGGTAATTAAAATTCCGATATTTTTATTTTTTAACTGGGCTACAATTCTCTGAATATCTTCTACGGCAACGGGGTCAACTCCAGCAAAAGGTTCATCGAGTAAAATGAATTTTGGGTCGGTTGCTAAACAACGCGCAATTTCAGTACGGCGACGTTCTCCTCCCGACAGTAAATCTCCCCGATTGGTGCGAATGTGCTCTAAGCTAAATTCAGAAATTAAGCTTTCCATTTTGGCTTCCTGTTCTTCTTTTGAAAGCGTAGTCAGTTGTAAAACACTTAAGATATTGTCTTCGATACTTAGTTTTCTAAAAACAGATGCTTCTTGAGCCAAATAGCCAATTCCTTGTTGTGCTCTCTTGTACATGGGATAATCCGTGATGTTCAAGTCATCCAAATAAATATTACCTGAATTGGGTTTAACCAAGCCAACAATCATGTAAAAAGAGGTTGTTTTTCCAGCTCCATTAGGACCTAGTAAACCTACGATTTCTCCTTGATTTACTTCAACCGAAATGCCTTTTACAACACTTCTTCCTTTGTACGTTTTTATTAAATTTTCGGCTCTTAAAATCATATTGATTTGTTTATTTGTTTAATCGGTGATTTGTTTAATCGTACAAATAAACGAATAAACGAATCAATATATAAATCTGTTAACAGTTATTTAGATTCTTCTTCCAATGCCTCCCAAAATTCATAGGCTCTACGCAAATGTGGAACAACAATGGTTCCGCCAACTAAAGTGGCAATTCCCATTGCTTCCATCATTTCTTCTTTGGTCACACCTTCTTTATAACTGGTTTCTAAATGGTATTTTACACAATCGTCACAACGTAAAACAGCCGAAGCAACAAGACCTAAAAGTTCTTTGGTTTTTACATCAAGCGCACCAGCAGCATAAGCATTGGTATCTAAGTTGAATATTCGCTTTACAATTTTATTATTGTCAGCCAGTAATTTTTCGTTCATTTTAGAACGGTATTCATTGAATTCTTCTATTATAGCAGCCATTTTAGTCTTTTTTATTTTTAACAACAAATACTGAAATCCAGATACTTGCTTCGTAGATTAATAACATCGGGATAGCTACAATAGTTTGACTCACCACATCAGGAGGAGTAACAATTGCAGCAATGATTAGTACCAATACAATTGCATATTTTCTATATGTTCTTAAAAAAGTAGGAGTTACAAGTCCTAATTTAGTCAAGAAATAGATGATTATAGGTAATTCAAAAAACAATCCACTTGCTAAAACGGATGTTTTAACCATTCCAATATAAGAATCTAGTGTAAATTGATTTTTTACCACATCACTCACGGTAAAGGTTGCAACGAAATTCACGGACATAGGGATCACAACAAAATATCCAAATAGCACTCCTAAAAAGAAAAGTAAAGAAGAGAAGAAGATGAATATTTTAGCATTTTTCTTTTCATTTGTATAAAGTGCTGGACTGATAAATTTCCATATTTCCCATAGTATATAGGGGAAACTTAAAATAAATCCCGCAAGTATACAAATCCATATGAACACATTAACTTGCCCTTCCATTTCTGTGTTCTGAATGATAAATGGCATTTCGGTGATGCAAATACTATCTGCAAAACCTATAGAATGCGATAATTCACAGAAAAAAGTATAGGTAAAAAAAGAAGGTCTTGTTGGTCCAAATATTACTACATCAAACAAATAATCACTTATGAAATAGGTGAAAAATGCCATGATGATAATTGCGACTGTACTTCTTACTAATAACCATCTTAAATCTTCAAGATGATCTAAAAACGACATTTCGTTTTGGTTTTTCTTTGCCATTATATTATTCCTTCTTTTAAAATGTCGTGTAAATGTAAAACGCCCTTGTATTCTTGTTGATCAACAACAACCAATTGTGTTATTGAGAAGTCTTCTAAAATATTGAATGCGTCTACCACCATATCATTGGATTGTATTAATTTTGGGTTTTTTGTCATAATATCTTTTGCAGTCAAATCAGCAAATGTATCTCTTTCATTCAACATTCTGCGTATGTCACCGTCAGTGATTATTCCAATTACTTTGTCATTCTCTACTACGGCAGTTACTCCAAGTCGCTTCTCTGAAATTTCAAAAATAACTTTTTTTATTGGAGTATCAGGACTAACCATCGGTTTTAGTGTATGTTCCAGCATGTCTTTTACTTTAAGTAATAATTTTTTACCTAATGCACCACCAGGATGGTATTTAGCAAAATCTTCTGCTTTAAAGTCACGTATTTCCATGAGGC
The Flavobacterium sp. WC2421 genome window above contains:
- a CDS encoding exopolysaccharide biosynthesis polyprenyl glycosylphosphotransferase, whose product is MHKNKIHFEISERKTILYLFDIVFVLTVLYFVGNLFDLEYLKYSVGNLYWALFLVIYLNVFGTIFEMYNLQVSSNEYQILKSTLLTVSTTVLVYLLTPFFSPVLPSNRLQILVFYAVIFITLILWRLFYVKYLASNRFLQNAVLICDKDEVEELILGLENIDPHYKIVAYVSADTLVNDDFEQHHYVQHIKRDDLALFVKLNGISEIVIASKNTQGITSELYLQLLSLLESGKIIREYTQVYESKTYRIPVQYMARDFYRFFPFSRSNHNKLYLSVVRVFEIVISLIGLTIGVVLFPFILLGNTLANQGKLFYSQERIGKDSQVFKILKFRTMVKNAESNGAVFATTNDVRVTRFGKFLRKTRIDELPQFINILKGEMAVIGPRPERPHFVKEIAAIMPFYETRHVIKPGLTGWAQVNYAYGETIDDSLIKLQYDLYYIKHRSFYLDLNITLKTITTVLFYRGQ
- a CDS encoding DUF4105 domain-containing protein, which encodes MKTSLLKKIILTFTFLSTINATFSQTAILSENAKVSVLTCGTGNESYSLFGHTAIRITDAPNFIDLVYNYGAFDFNTPNFVPKFVKGDLQYFAVTHSFNDFMNEYRYEKRSVYEQELDIPLPLKQKLFDNLNTSLASGESHYTYKFIDKNCTSMVVDVINKTLDTTAVVKNTDTDITYRTILYPYFEYHFYEKLGTSIIFGKKVDELGTRIFLPFELLKSLKTIRFQNHLLANESKILLESNEVQENSWWNNIYTYLLLLGFIILINKKGINQFYFLTMGILGLFFIFIGFYSSHHELGYNYNVLLFNPALLVLAYFYFKNNRKGILNLAFFNLFSLAIYLLILINKAHLMIVMPLIVTTGVLVIKLVIQNKHMSIVVNR
- a CDS encoding PorV/PorQ family protein, coding for MNIGVDAAALGMANTAVASTHDVNAVYWNPAGLMQLEDSQIGLMHANYFANIAQYDYIAYASPIDDRSAWGISLIRFGVDDILNTTELIDSQGNIDYNRISLFSTADYGFTFSYARKLPVQGFQYGVNAKVIRRIIGKFADSWGFGFDIGLQYEKNDWKLGIMVRDITTTYNVWNIDEKEYQKIADAIPGQNQDLPESTEITAPKAQLGLSKKFIIRYDYSLLAAANLNMRFSKTNDIFSNDFVSIDPALGFEFGYLDLVFLRAGVSNFQNIQQLDNTKKVGFQPNIGLGFKYKGIQVDYALTDLGNQSAALYSNIFSLKVDLSLFRN
- a CDS encoding phosphatidylcholine/phosphatidylserine synthase, with the translated sequence MNIKKHIPNSITLLNLFCGCIAIVLVSEKDFEMAFYMVCLGIFFDFFDGFFARLFKVSGPLGLQLDSLADMVTSGVVPGYIMYFLLTNSQHEISSNPWMPFLGFIITLGSCYRLAVFNLDTRQTNSFIGLPTPANALFILSLPLVLKYSDSLLVLEFLTNQWVLLAITLFSASILNAEIPLFSLKIKKFNLKDNALQIVFLFLSFLLLIFFQFSGIPLIIIGYVLLSVVSNIFKLDEKKNR
- a CDS encoding glycoside hydrolase family 25 protein is translated as MRKKIVRQRKTTVIRKSKKRSSVFSGRLLRFSIGLFVILFVFTIAYHYRDGLAYYFSFKSNHTSQLEAEEKRISDVRNFQVLEKSEGKVVGLDVSEYQGNINWKKMDSLENKYPIHFVFIRATVGSDRLDKGFEENWLGAKKNKFIRGAYHYYRPNENSLEQADLFIKTVSLKKGDLPPVLDIEKLPKNQSLSRLKIGLKRWLKRVEQHYKVKPIIYTGEKYYEDFLKEEFGDYLFWIANYNFYREEIDSDWLFWQFTEKASIAGIKGNIDVNIYNGDLQQLRFITVE
- a CDS encoding DUF5808 domain-containing protein, whose amino-acid sequence is MNPEDKPTKETLNKWHKDPKNWKLGVFYYNKEDKRILPPKRMAWAGWTVNFANSISVALFVITIIIIISLALFSSK
- the lptB gene encoding LPS export ABC transporter ATP-binding protein, with the protein product MILRAENLIKTYKGRSVVKGISVEVNQGEIVGLLGPNGAGKTTSFYMIVGLVKPNSGNIYLDDLNITDYPMYKRAQQGIGYLAQEASVFRKLSIEDNILSVLQLTTLSKEEQEAKMESLISEFSLEHIRTNRGDLLSGGERRRTEIARCLATDPKFILLDEPFAGVDPVAVEDIQRIVAQLKNKNIGILITDHNVQETLAITDKTYLMFEGGILKAGIPEELVEDEMVRRVYLGQNFELRKKKIEF
- a CDS encoding carboxymuconolactone decarboxylase family protein; its protein translation is MAAIIEEFNEYRSKMNEKLLADNNKIVKRIFNLDTNAYAAGALDVKTKELLGLVASAVLRCDDCVKYHLETSYKEGVTKEEMMEAMGIATLVGGTIVVPHLRRAYEFWEALEEESK
- the tatC gene encoding twin-arginine translocase subunit TatC, coding for MAKKNQNEMSFLDHLEDLRWLLVRSTVAIIIMAFFTYFISDYLFDVVIFGPTRPSFFTYTFFCELSHSIGFADSICITEMPFIIQNTEMEGQVNVFIWICILAGFILSFPYILWEIWKFISPALYTNEKKNAKIFIFFSSLLFFLGVLFGYFVVIPMSVNFVATFTVSDVVKNQFTLDSYIGMVKTSVLASGLFFELPIIIYFLTKLGLVTPTFLRTYRKYAIVLVLIIAAIVTPPDVVSQTIVAIPMLLIYEASIWISVFVVKNKKD